CGCGCGCCCGGATCCACCCGCTCCGCAGGGCGGGCAGGCCTTCGCGCACGTCGTGGCCCTGGGGGCCGCTCGTGTCGTAGACGCGGAGGGCGGGCTCGCCGCCCGAGAGGCCGATCTCGCGCATCGGGACGCGGATGCCCTGGGGACCCTCGGCGTAGATTTTCTTCGAGCGCGGGAAGGGGGTCTCCGCCGCCTTGCCGTTTCCGTTCGCTTTTCCGTTTTCAAAGAGGGGGAGCGGGGCTCCGTTGGTTTTTCCATTTTCGCCGGCCATCGAACTGACTCCTTCGGATCAGAGGGGTATTCGCATTGTCCCGCGCGATCGGCGCGGCGAAACTTCGCGCGCGATCGGCCGCGTCGCTGGGGGAGTGGGGAAACGAGGGGTGGTTCCAGGCGGTTCCTGCTTCCCTACGCCGGTACAATCCGGATCAGGTTCAAGGGGTTTGCTCTCAGCCGGTAGCGGCACCCCCAGCGTAAGAAAAAACACTATCAGGGGAGGGGCACCGCGGTCAAAGGCAATTTCGGACCTGTGGCGCACGCATGGGCGGCGCGAATCGGGTATATTGGGGAACGTTGTTTTTCCGCCCCTTGCCGGCTCCCCGCCCGGGGATGAGGCGCACGGCCATGTCATCGCACGCTGCCGAAAATCCGGTCTCCCGCCGGGCCTTCTGGACCTGGGGGGCGGTGGTGCTGATCGGGGCGGTCCTCGTCTTCGGCGGGACGCTCTCTTACCCCTTCGTTCACGACGATCTGACGGTCATCACGGAAAACCCCATTGTTCAGAAAAAGGGCCGCGCCCTCGAAGCCCTCACCACCGACTACTGGGGGATGCGGAAGGGGGAGGAGAAGCGCGACCGCCTCTACCGGCCGCTTACCACCCTTTCGCTCATCGCGAACCACGCACTCGGCGGGAACGACCCGCGGGGCTACCGGGTGGTGAACATCGCGCTCCACGTGCTGGCGAGCATGGTGCTCTTCTGGCTCTGCGCGCGCTTCGGGCTGGGGGCGGGGATGTCGGGCGCCATCGCGCTTTTGTTCGTCCTTCATCCGGTGCACACCGAGGCGGTGAACGCCGTCGTGGGCAGGGGGGATCTGCTGGCCGCCATCGGGGTGTTCGGGGGGTGCGCCCTTGCGTGCGGAATCAAGCTGAGAGATGGGGAAAGTCCGCTCCGCCTCGCGGCGGGGGTGTGCGTTTTTTTTGTCCTGGCCATCCTCGCAAAGGAGATCGGGGTGGCGCTTCTCATCTGGGGCGCCATCTGGTGGCTCTGGACCCGTTCCACGGGCGCGCCCTCGGCGCTGGCCGATAAAAAGTTTTTTCTTTGGCTTCTCGTTTCCCTGGCGGTTCTTTCGATCGCCTATGTGGGGGTGCGGTATTCGGCGCTGGGGATGCTCGTGCGGCCGGTGCGGGCCTCGCTGCTGGACAATCCGCTGGCGCACGCGGCTCTCGGGGAGCGGATTGTGGGAGCCTTTGGCGTCCTGGGCCGATATTTCCAGCTGCTCGTCTGGCCCCGGCCGCTCACGATCGATTATTCCTACGCCCAGGTTCTCCCGAAGGATCTGACCTACTGGGCAGTGCTCGGCGCGCTCTGCCTGCCGGGCTGGGGGTGGGCGGCATGGCGGTGGCGCGGGACGCACCCTTGTCTGGCGCTGGGGCTGGCGATCTTCCTCGCCGGCTATCTCCCGGTGAGCAATCTGCCGATGCCCATCGGGACGATCATGGCCGAGCGCCTTCTCTATCTCCCCTCGGCGGGATTTTTGATCGCGTTTGTTCCGCTGGCGGCGCAGGCGCTCGCGCGGTGGGATGCGCGCCTGGCCCTTCCGCTCCTCGTGCTGCTGGCCGCGCTCTATGCCGAGCGGACCTGGCGGCGGAACGGGGACTGGAGTGGAGAAGTCCAGCTCTGGGAGAGTGCCGTTTCGATCTCTCCCCGGAGCGCGCGCTCTCTCCGGCTCTACGGGCAGGCACTGGCCCGGAGTGGAAAATTCGAGCAGGCCATCGCCCCGCTCGAAAAGGCGGTGCGCATTTTCCCGAAGTACGACCCCGCCTGGGTCGATCTGGGCATCGCCCAGATGCGGACCCGGCGTCTCCAGGAGGCGGAAGTCTCGCTGACCCGGGGGCTCGAACTCAACGCCGGGTCTCCAGAGGGGCATCTGGCCCTGGGGGTGCTGTACATCGGCTCGGGCCGCCTGGCCTCGGGGCGGGTTCATCTGGTGCGGGCTGTGGAGCTTGCGCCGCATTTGGTCGAGGCCCGCTTCAATCTGGGGACCCTCTATCTGCGGGAGGGGAGGAGAAGGGCGGCGGTGGCGCAATTCCGGGCGGCGCTCGCCGTGGCGCCCGAGCGGGGCGATGTGCACCACAATCTGGCGGTGGCCCTCATGATGGAGGGGGACCGGAAGGGCGCCCAGGGCCACGCGCTGGAGGCGATGCGGCTGGGAATCCAGATTCATCCCGCCCTGGCGCGGGCCCTCGGGCTGCGGCCCGCTCCCTAGGGGGGCCGTAAGGCGGATATTCAATCAGTCATTCTATCTCTCGGAAGTTATTGCGGTTTTAGAGTTTTCCCCTATAATATTTCGGTTACGGGTATCGCCGCCCACGTATGAGGAGCGTTTCCCGTGCGGTGCACGAAATGCGGGTATGTGACTTTTGATAGAGCGGGGAAGTGCCCCAAGTGCGGGAAAAAT
Above is a window of bacterium DNA encoding:
- a CDS encoding tetratricopeptide repeat protein, with the translated sequence MSSHAAENPVSRRAFWTWGAVVLIGAVLVFGGTLSYPFVHDDLTVITENPIVQKKGRALEALTTDYWGMRKGEEKRDRLYRPLTTLSLIANHALGGNDPRGYRVVNIALHVLASMVLFWLCARFGLGAGMSGAIALLFVLHPVHTEAVNAVVGRGDLLAAIGVFGGCALACGIKLRDGESPLRLAAGVCVFFVLAILAKEIGVALLIWGAIWWLWTRSTGAPSALADKKFFLWLLVSLAVLSIAYVGVRYSALGMLVRPVRASLLDNPLAHAALGERIVGAFGVLGRYFQLLVWPRPLTIDYSYAQVLPKDLTYWAVLGALCLPGWGWAAWRWRGTHPCLALGLAIFLAGYLPVSNLPMPIGTIMAERLLYLPSAGFLIAFVPLAAQALARWDARLALPLLVLLAALYAERTWRRNGDWSGEVQLWESAVSISPRSARSLRLYGQALARSGKFEQAIAPLEKAVRIFPKYDPAWVDLGIAQMRTRRLQEAEVSLTRGLELNAGSPEGHLALGVLYIGSGRLASGRVHLVRAVELAPHLVEARFNLGTLYLREGRRRAAVAQFRAALAVAPERGDVHHNLAVALMMEGDRKGAQGHALEAMRLGIQIHPALARALGLRPAP